In one Aeromicrobium wangtongii genomic region, the following are encoded:
- a CDS encoding ferredoxin reductase gives MAPLIERTSALQRLRTLGKGLTTPLSPDDYLALINPLWTQRELRGRVEKVVAETENAATLVIRPGWGWSFDHAPGQYIGIGVEIDGRFHWRSYSLSSVPLVEGRTVSITVKAMPEGFLSEHLVNGLEPGTIVRLATPQGDFVVPDPPPEKMLMLVGGSGITPIMSILRTLDRRGSLPDAVLSYSARHREDMMFHDELHELAQRAEHLTFVPRFTDDEGMLEIERLDDVCHDWMERETWACGPAPMLDALTDHYRRLGREDHLHVERFNLAVTDGGEGGTVTFGVGGPTVEVDGATTLLDAGEKAGVNMLFGCRMGICHTCDVPLASGRVRDLRSGDEHGEPGEYVQTCISVAAGDCTLSL, from the coding sequence ATGGCTCCGCTGATTGAACGCACGTCCGCGCTGCAGCGTCTCCGCACGCTCGGCAAGGGGCTCACCACCCCGTTGTCGCCCGATGACTATCTCGCCCTCATCAACCCCCTGTGGACCCAGCGCGAGCTGCGCGGTCGGGTCGAGAAGGTTGTTGCGGAGACCGAGAACGCCGCGACGCTGGTCATCCGTCCCGGCTGGGGATGGTCGTTCGACCACGCCCCCGGCCAGTACATCGGCATCGGCGTCGAGATCGATGGCCGCTTCCACTGGCGCTCGTACTCACTGTCGTCGGTGCCGCTGGTCGAGGGCAGGACCGTCAGCATCACGGTCAAGGCCATGCCCGAGGGCTTCTTGTCCGAGCACCTGGTCAACGGCCTCGAGCCGGGCACGATCGTGCGTCTGGCCACGCCGCAGGGCGACTTCGTCGTGCCGGACCCGCCGCCGGAGAAGATGCTGATGCTCGTGGGCGGCAGCGGCATCACGCCGATCATGTCGATCCTGCGCACGCTGGACCGCCGGGGCTCCCTGCCGGACGCCGTGCTGTCGTACTCGGCACGCCACCGCGAGGACATGATGTTCCACGACGAGCTGCACGAGCTCGCCCAGCGCGCCGAGCACCTCACCTTCGTCCCCCGGTTCACCGACGACGAGGGCATGCTCGAGATCGAGCGCCTCGACGACGTCTGCCACGACTGGATGGAGCGCGAGACGTGGGCGTGCGGGCCCGCACCGATGCTCGACGCGCTCACCGACCACTACCGGCGCCTCGGCCGCGAGGACCACCTGCACGTCGAGCGCTTCAACCTCGCGGTCACCGACGGCGGCGAGGGCGGCACCGTCACCTTCGGCGTCGGCGGCCCGACCGTCGAGGTCGACGGCGCCACCACGCTGCTCGACGCCGGCGAGAAGGCCGGCGTCAACATGCTGTTCGGCTGCCGGATGGGCATCTGCCACACCTGTGACGTGCCACTGGCGTCCGGCCGCGTGCGCGACCTGCGCAGCGGCGACGAGCACGGCGAGCCGGGCGAGTACGTCCAGACCTGCATCTCGGTCGCTGCCGGCGACTGCACCCTGTCCCTGTAA
- a CDS encoding MalY/PatB family protein yields MRHLHPLRDLDETTLRARTSLKWREYPPDVLPLWVAEMDVVPARPVVDALKRAVESGDTGYPHGNGYAEALADFAADRWSWTGLDPQRTAYAADVMTGLSEVLRLVSAPGDPVVVNPPVYPPFFGFTEHADRMIVEAPLGEDGRLDLGALEAAFLTAGGSGRPVTYLLCNPHNPTAVAHTMTELTAVAALAATHGVRVVVDEIHGPLVPGDFVPYLSIPGAEDAFAVTSASKSWNLAGLKAAVIIAGERAAGDLERLPEIVSHGPSHLGMIAHTVALREGVAWLDAVQADLAENRALLAELLAEHLPGVRWARGDATYLAWLDCRDLRLGDDPAAAFLEQGRVAVNSGLPFGTGGAGHVRLNIATSPQILTEAITRMASVAGHPD; encoded by the coding sequence ATGCGCCACCTGCACCCCCTCCGCGACCTCGACGAGACCACCCTGCGAGCCCGCACCAGCCTCAAGTGGCGCGAGTACCCGCCCGACGTGCTGCCCCTGTGGGTCGCCGAGATGGACGTCGTGCCGGCCCGGCCCGTGGTCGACGCCCTCAAGAGGGCCGTCGAGTCCGGTGACACCGGATATCCGCACGGCAACGGATATGCCGAGGCGCTGGCCGACTTCGCCGCCGACCGCTGGTCGTGGACGGGGCTGGACCCGCAGCGCACGGCCTACGCCGCCGACGTCATGACCGGCCTGTCCGAGGTGCTCCGCCTCGTCTCGGCTCCCGGCGACCCGGTCGTCGTCAACCCGCCGGTCTACCCGCCGTTCTTCGGTTTCACCGAGCACGCCGACCGCATGATCGTCGAGGCGCCACTGGGAGAGGACGGACGCCTGGACCTCGGAGCCCTCGAAGCGGCATTCCTCACTGCCGGCGGGTCAGGGCGTCCGGTGACGTACCTGCTGTGCAATCCACACAACCCGACGGCGGTCGCCCACACGATGACCGAGCTGACCGCTGTCGCGGCGCTCGCAGCGACCCATGGCGTCCGGGTCGTGGTCGACGAGATCCACGGACCGCTGGTCCCCGGGGATTTCGTGCCCTACCTGAGCATCCCGGGTGCCGAGGACGCCTTCGCGGTGACGTCGGCGTCGAAGTCCTGGAACCTGGCCGGCCTGAAGGCGGCGGTCATCATCGCGGGGGAGCGGGCCGCCGGCGACCTGGAGCGCCTGCCCGAGATCGTCTCGCACGGCCCCAGCCACCTGGGGATGATCGCGCACACCGTCGCCCTGCGCGAGGGCGTCGCGTGGCTGGACGCCGTGCAGGCCGATCTCGCGGAGAACCGTGCGCTGCTCGCCGAGCTGCTGGCCGAGCATCTTCCCGGCGTGCGCTGGGCCCGGGGCGACGCGACCTACCTGGCCTGGTTGGACTGTCGCGACCTTCGCCTCGGTGACGATCCCGCCGCGGCCTTCCTCGAGCAGGGACGGGTCGCGGTCAACTCCGGGCTGCCGTTCGGGACCGGAGGCGCCGGGCACGTCCGGCTCAACATCGCGACCTCGCCGCAGATCCTTACCGAGGCGATCACCCGCATGGCATCGGTGGCCGGGCACCCGGACTAG
- a CDS encoding sensor domain-containing diguanylate cyclase produces the protein MRSLPQLTVAAATMYGCGCLLLVLSAIAWQPGRNPRGVIVVLAVIAFVLFVWVLARGRRFTATEALALSGVQLFTIGCLTWTTHLDLGAFANGTALPIVGVFMVWFLDLARARVVLFLGTAWWFAGILHRDEPSLVPFAVSLALQTLLAAEVFSRVKHRMDRLARTDPLTGTLNRLGITETVDRELYRALRRHRPLAVVAIDLDGLREINNTLGHHAGDQLLETIARHWLGAIRGGDDVGRTGGDEFLFVLPDTSEEEAESFVRRMASSSPGAWSAGIAMAEPGDNGLSLVERADRRMYVDKATRRGAENLRPS, from the coding sequence TTGCGTTCACTGCCACAGCTGACCGTCGCGGCCGCGACGATGTACGGCTGCGGATGCCTGCTGCTGGTGCTCAGTGCGATCGCCTGGCAGCCGGGCCGCAACCCGCGAGGGGTCATCGTCGTGCTGGCGGTCATCGCCTTCGTCCTGTTCGTCTGGGTCCTGGCCCGGGGGCGGCGGTTCACCGCCACGGAGGCGCTCGCGCTGTCGGGCGTGCAGCTGTTCACGATCGGCTGCCTGACCTGGACGACGCACCTGGACCTGGGGGCCTTCGCCAACGGGACGGCCCTGCCGATCGTGGGTGTGTTCATGGTGTGGTTCCTGGACCTCGCCCGCGCCCGGGTCGTGCTGTTCCTCGGGACGGCCTGGTGGTTCGCCGGGATCCTGCACCGGGACGAGCCGTCGCTCGTCCCGTTCGCCGTGTCGCTGGCCCTGCAGACGCTCCTCGCTGCCGAGGTCTTCTCGCGGGTCAAGCACCGTATGGATCGGCTGGCTCGCACCGACCCCCTGACCGGGACGCTCAACCGGCTCGGCATCACCGAGACCGTCGACCGCGAGCTGTATCGCGCCCTGCGGCGGCACCGGCCCCTGGCCGTGGTCGCGATCGACCTCGACGGGCTGCGGGAGATCAACAACACGCTCGGCCACCACGCCGGCGACCAACTGCTGGAGACCATCGCCCGGCACTGGCTGGGCGCCATCCGGGGCGGCGACGACGTGGGACGCACCGGCGGCGACGAGTTCTTGTTCGTCCTGCCCGACACCAGCGAGGAGGAGGCCGAGAGCTTCGTCCGGAGGATGGCGTCCTCGTCACCCGGCGCCTGGTCGGCCGGGATCGCCATGGCCGAGCCCGGTGACAATGGCCTCTCCCTGGTCGAGCGGGCCGACCGGCGGATGTACGTCGACAAGGCCACCCGCCGGGGTGCCGAGAACCTCCGGCCGTCCTAG
- a CDS encoding CsbD family protein translates to MGLEDKMSNKAEDAKGKAKEAVGGATGDDELKNQGKGDQAKSDIKDAGEKIKDAFKH, encoded by the coding sequence ATGGGACTCGAAGACAAGATGAGCAACAAGGCCGAGGACGCCAAGGGCAAGGCGAAAGAGGCCGTCGGCGGCGCTACTGGCGACGACGAGCTCAAGAACCAGGGCAAGGGCGATCAGGCCAAGTCCGACATCAAGGACGCCGGCGAGAAGATCAAGGACGCCTTCAAGCACTGA
- a CDS encoding alpha/beta hydrolase family protein, with product METIRYGPEPSQLAELTRPSGRPKGVVVVIHGGFWRSRYDLSLGRPLAASLAAEGWAAWNVEYRRVGNGGGWPGTFDDIAAAIDALADVDDLDTGSVLTLGHSAGGHLAVWAAGRARLAGPPWGRPRVAVTGAVSQAGVLDLAAAHDANLGTGAVQDFMGGSRDDRYRLADPAAMIPLDVPVRCIHGTEDDVVPLSQSTGYVERAVRAGADAELTEVAGDHFVLIDPASAAWARTLQILTALG from the coding sequence GTGGAGACGATCAGGTACGGCCCGGAACCGTCGCAGCTCGCCGAGCTGACCCGTCCGTCCGGCCGGCCGAAGGGGGTCGTGGTCGTGATCCACGGGGGCTTCTGGCGGTCGCGGTACGACCTGTCGCTGGGGCGCCCGCTGGCGGCGTCGCTGGCCGCGGAGGGCTGGGCGGCGTGGAACGTGGAGTACCGGCGGGTCGGCAACGGGGGTGGCTGGCCGGGGACGTTCGACGACATCGCGGCGGCGATCGACGCCCTGGCCGACGTCGACGACCTCGACACCGGATCGGTGCTGACACTCGGCCACTCCGCGGGAGGGCACCTGGCCGTGTGGGCCGCCGGACGGGCGCGGCTCGCCGGGCCCCCGTGGGGACGGCCGCGGGTCGCCGTGACCGGCGCGGTCTCGCAGGCCGGGGTGCTGGACCTGGCGGCCGCCCACGACGCGAACCTCGGGACGGGCGCCGTGCAGGACTTCATGGGCGGGTCCCGGGACGACCGCTACCGGCTGGCCGACCCAGCGGCGATGATCCCGCTGGACGTCCCGGTGCGGTGCATCCACGGCACCGAGGACGACGTCGTGCCGTTGTCACAGTCGACCGGCTACGTCGAGCGGGCGGTGCGGGCCGGCGCGGACGCCGAGCTCACCGAGGTCGCCGGCGACCACTTCGTCCTGATCGACCCGGCATCGGCGGCCTGGGCCAGGACCCTGCAGATCCTGACGGCCCTGGGATAG